In the genome of Bosea sp. BIWAKO-01, the window AGTCATGTTCTGGTTTCCGAACCAATGAGGTGCCCGGCTTGCACAGGGCTGGCGGCGCGGCGACGAGCCACGTCTCACCGACCGCGGCTTGCGCGATCGGGTCCGGCGCGGCGGCGCCGGCTATGCCTCAGGTTCGGGGTGGTCGCGCCGGGGGACCGAAAGGTCGCGAGGCGCGCGCAGCGTCATCCCCGGCGAGCGCCGTCAGGCCTAGGATCGGCCGGAACGATGCGATGAGCGACGAGGCCGGCTGGGCGGCAAAGCATTTCGTCAGGCAGAAGCTGAGAGCCAGACAGCCCTTGGTGCAGTCCTGCGATCTCTCCTGATCGGGAGGGCAGCACGGCATATCGGCGGGCATCGGCATCACGGCCTCTGCATCCATCCGCGCATAGCCCGCCGTCGCCGGGCTGACGACGGCGGCCAGCATGGTCGCCGTGACGAACAGCGTCAGAACCAGACAATGCGCGAGGCGCCGGAGCTTCATGGCCGCATGAGTGCCACAGGCCGCGTGCGTCCGAAAGGCAGGCCCGGTCAAGACATCGTCAACGCCCTGCGATCGAGCCAACGCATCGCGATGCCCCCTGCGCGTGGCGCCGCGCGCATGCTCAGCCCAGGCTCAGGCCTCGTCGTTTTGCTGGAACCTCGGCGCCGCAGCCTCGTTGGTCCAGGAAGCCCCCAATGTCAGGGAGACCAAAGCATGATGAAGACACTTGCATTCGCCGCGGCGCTTGCCGTGCTGCCCGCCTCCGTTTTCGCCCAGAGCAGCGGGCCAATCATTCCCGATCCGGCCGGCGGCACGACGCGCGATCCGGCGCTTGGCGTCGGGACGGTTCAGGTTCCGATGATGCGCGACCCAGCCGGCGGCACCATGATCGACGACTCCCCGCGCTTCCGGACCTATGTGATCGAGCAGCGCCTGCCGTCCTATAGTTATGGCCGCCCGGTCGCGGTCGGCACGATCCTGCCCGACGAAGGCATCGTCTATCGCGAGGTTCCGGCCGAATATGGCGCGCCGGGCTATCGCTACACCGTGGTGAACGAGCGCGCCGTCGTGGTTGAGCCGCGCACCCGTCGCATCATTCAGCTCATCGACTGAAGCACCCAGGAGTCGCAAAATCACCGCGGTGTCGCAAAGCCCGACAGCCCGCGACTCCGCTGGACCGAGGCCCGTCCCGCAAGGGTCGGGCCCGATCCATCAGACCCTGCCGCGAGACGATCTCAAGCTCACGCAGGGAGGCTGAAAAGAATTGCAAGGCGTGGCGAACAAAACCGCGCCCGATGCGTTGTGGCTGGGAACAACCGGAGCCCAGTCGTGAGAAAATGCGTTCTCGTCGTCGAAGATGACACTCTCATCCGCATGGATACCGTCGATACCGTCGAGGATGCCGGCTTCGAAGCGATCGAGGCGGCAAATGCCGACGAAGCCATCAACCAGCTCGCAGCCAATCCGGCGATCGGGATCATGATCACCGATATCGAGATGCCCGGCTCGATGAATGGTGTCCGACTTGCATATGCGGTCAGGGACCGCTGGCCGCCGGTCGAAATCATCGTGGTGTCCGGACAAATGATGCCGGGTCGAGGCGCATTGCCCGAGCGCGCGCGCTTCATCGCCAAGCCATTCCGGCCAAGCCAGATCGAGGCAGCGTTGCGCGCTGCTGCGTAGATCATCGGACCGGGTTCGTATCCGGTCGGATGACGCTACGTCTGGGTTAGCGCCGGCTTCGCACCGAAAACCGCATTCCAGTTTTGGGGCCAACTTTCCAGGGGGCGGGATAGCCAACCGCATGGAGATGGAAGACGACAACGTGCACAGGCCGCGATCCCATATGTCGCAGCCACCGGAATCCTGCCTGGATGGCGACAACCGGGCGGCACCGCTATGCGGGTCGGCCAGGTCTTGCCGGCCGATGAGAGCATAAATGAAACGAAGCCAACTGCCCGGCGCCTCCAGGCGAAGCTTGGGCCTCGAGCCTGTCGTCGCTTTCGGCCTTGCCGGCGCGATCGCATTTTTCCTGATCAGCGGAATCGTCGCCTTTTTCAATCTGCAGGCCCTGCGCAACGGGAGCGAACGGGTCATTCAGACCCATCAGGTCATCGTCGCGCTCGAGCGATTGATGTCCCAGGCGCAAGACGCCGAAACAGGCCAGCGCGGCTTCCTGCTGACAGGCGATGAACGCTATCTCGATCCCTACAATGCCGCCGTGTCGGCGATTCCAGCCCAGCTCGACGAGATCTCGGAGCGAACCCGCGAAAATCCGTCACAGGGCCCGCGGATCGCTGCGCTGAGACGACAAGTCGGCACCAAACTCGCAGAACTCAAGGAAACGATCGAGCTGCGCCGAGCCCAGGGGATCGACGCGGCGATGGCCGTCGTCAGCTCGGACCGCGGAAAACTGGCCATGGACGCCATCCGCTCGCAGATTGCCGCGATCGCCCAGGAAGAGGGCGAAACGCGCGCGAAGCGCCTCGTCGAGATGGCCGACGCCCAGAAGACCGCGCTGGTGAGCGGCCTCCTTTCAGGCCTGCTCGGGTTACTCCTGACGCTGTCCATCGGCTTTCTGGTCCGCAGGGCAACGCTCGCGCGCAGGCAGGAGGAGTGGCTTCAATCAGGCCAGGTCGGGCTGGCCTCCGCCATGATGGGCGATCCGCAGGCCGAGCAGCTCGGAAACAGCATTCTCGCATTTCTGGCGCAGTATCTCGGCGCAGTCGCAGGAGCGCTCTTCGTCGTCGATCGCGCGGTTTTCCGGCGCGCTGCGACCTATGGCATTCCCGAGGACGCCCCGATTGTCACGCAATTCAAGCTCAGGGAAGGCTTGCTGGGCCAGGCGGCGAGCGAGAAGCGGACCGTGCTCATCGGCGAGGTTCCCGACGGCTACCTCGCCTTCGGCTCCGCCCTGGGACAGGACAAGCCGAAACATCTCGTCATCCTGCCCGCCAGCGTCGACGGAACCGTCAATGCCGTGATCGAGCTTGGGTTCCTCCGCCCGGTCGACGACGGCGTCATGAAGCTGCTGCAGTTCGCCTCCAACGCGGTGGCGATCGCTGTCCGTTCGGCCAAGTATCGCGGCGAGCTCCAGGACCTGCTCGAGGAGACGCAGCGCCAATCGGAGGAATTGCAGACCCAGAGCGAGGAATTGCGCGTCTCGAACGAGGAACTGGAGGAGCAAGGCCGGGCGCTCAAGGAGTCGCAGATGCGGCTCGAGCAGCAGCAGGCCGAGCTCGAACAGACCAATTCGCAGCTGGAGGAGCAGACCCAGCAGCTGGAGACGCAGCGCGACGATCTCGAACAGGTCAATGCGGCCATACAGGTCAAGGCGCGGGAGGTGGAGCAGGCGAGCCGCTACAAGTCGGACTTTCTTGCCAACATGTCGCACGAGCTGCGCACGCCGCTCAATTCATCGCTGATCCTGGCCAAGCTCCTGGCGGATAATCCCGACGACAATCTGAGCGAGGAGCAGGTCAAATATGCCCAGACGATCCAGTCCTCCGGCAATGACCTGCTGAACCTGATCAACGACATCCTCGATCTTTCGAAGATCGAGGCCGGCCATGTGGAAATCAGGCCCGAAACCGTTTCCCTGGAGCGGTTGACCGGCAATCTTCGGCAGCTGTTTCACCCTGTCGCCCAGGGCAAGACGCTGGATTTTCTCGTCGACGTGGCGGCGGACTGCCCCGCGAGCATCGAAACGGATCCGCAGCGGCTGGAACAGGTTCTGAAAAATCTCCTGTCCAACGCCTTCAAGTTCACGGAACGGGGGCAGGTCCGCGTCTCGATCCACCCGGCCGGCAAAGGGCAGATCGCCCTGTCCGTGTCGGACACCGGCATCGGCATCGCCGAGGAGCAGCAGCGCAGCGTCTTCGAAGCGTTTCATCAGGCCGATGGCACCATCAGCCGCAAATATGGTGGCACCGGCCTCGGCCTTTCGATCTCGCGACAGCTCGCCCACCTGCTCGGCGGCACGATCACGCTCGAGAGCCGCGAGGGACAGGGAAGCACCTTCACCATCACCATTCCCGAAATCTATGATCCGGCGAAGGTCGGCCCCCGGGAGTCGCGCGAAACCATTCGCGCCGTGCCCACGCTCGTGAATGCGGAGGCGCCCCGGGCCGCGGTCCTGCCACGCAGGCACACGGTCGAGGACGACCGCGATGCGCCATCCGATGCCAAGCGCGTCCTGTTGGTGATCGAGGACGACGATTCCTTCGCCGCCATCCTGCGCGATCTCACGCGCGAAATGGGATTCCGTTCGCTGGTCGCGGGAACCGCCGCGGAGGCCCTAGGCCTGGCCAGGGAGTTCATGCCGAGCGCAATCATCCTCGATGTCGGCCTGCCGGACCAGTCGGGCCTTTCCGTGCTGGACCGGCTCAAGAGCGACGTCCAGACCCGCCATATTCCGATTCACATCGTCTCGGCTGGAGATCACGCCGAAACCGCGCTCGCGCTGGGCGCGGTCGGATATGTGCTCAAGCCAGTCAAGCGCGAGCAGCTGGTCGAGGTTTTCGAGAAGCTGGAGAAAAAGCTGTCCCCGCGGGTGCATCGCGTCCTCATCGTCGAGGACGACCTGGTGCAGCGCGAGGCGGTCGCAACGCTGCTGACCTCCCATGATGTCGAGACAGTGACCGCAGGGACTGCAGCCGAATGCCTCAAGCTCCTCAAGGAAGAGACATTCGATTGCATGGTGCTCGACCTGTCGCTGCCCGATGCGTCCGGCTATTCGCTGCTGGAGACGCTGAGCCAGGAGAGCGCCTACGCCTTTCCGCCGGTCATCGTCTATACCGGCCGCGACCTCTCGGCGGATGACGAACAGCGGCTCCGCCGCTACTCGAAATCGATCATCATCAAGGGCGCGAAATCGCCCGAGCGCCTGCTCGACGAGGTCAGCCTCTTCCTTCACCAGGTGGTCTCCCAACTGCCGGCCGAGCAGCAGAAGATGATCCGCAAGGCGCGAAGCAGGGATGCCCTGCTCGAGGGGCGGCGCATCCTTGTCGTCGAGGACGACGTCCGCAACGTCTATGCGCTGACCAACATCCTCGAACCCCGGGGGGCGATCATCGAGATCGCCCGCAACGGCCGCGAGGCCCTGGAGGCGCTCGAACGATCCGCGAAGCAATCCGGCCCCAGGATCGAACTCGTCCTCATGGACGTGATGATGCCGGTCATGGACGGGCTCACCGCCACGCGCGAGATCCGCAGGAACCCGGACCTGGCGAAGCTGCCGGTCATCGCGCTGACGGCGAAGGCCATGCCCGACGATCAGCAGCGCTGCATCGAGGCGGGGGCCAATGACTACATGGCCAAGCCCCTGGATGTCGAAAAGCTCCTGTCGCTCGTGCGGGTCTGGATGCCGCGATGAAGGAGGCGCTCGCATCCGAGGCGATCGAAGCGATTGAGATACGACTTCTGCTCGAGGCGCTATACGCTCGGTATCATTATGATTTCCGCAATTACGCGATGGCCTCGATCAAGCGCCGCCTCAAGCAGGCCAGGGACCAGCTGGGCTTCGCCAGCTTTTCGGCGTTGCAGGAGAGCCTGCTGCATGACGCGGCCGTTCTGCCGCGGCTTCTCGGATATCTGACCGTTCAGGTCAGCGAGATGTTCCGCGATCCGAGTTATTTTCGCGCGATCCGGGAAAAGGTCGTGCCGCATCTGCGGACCTATCCCTCGCTCAAGGTCTGGATCGCCGGCTGCAGCGGCGGCGAGGAGCTCTATTCCCTGGTCATCCTGTTCCGGGAAGAAGGCCTCGAGGAGCGCACGCTGTTCTATGCCACCGACATCAACCAGGAGGCGCTCCGTTCGGCCGAGGCCGGCGTCTTCGCCATGGAGCGGGTGCCGCTGTTCACTGAGAATCATCGCCAGTCCGGGGGAAAGTCATCCCTGTCCGATTATTATCATGCCGCCTATGGCAGGGTTTCGTTCGACAAGAGCCTGCGCCGCAATGTCGTGTTTTCCGACCATAGCCTGGTGACGGACGCGGTCTTCGCCGAGATGCAGCTGATCTCGTGCCGTAACGTCCTGATCTATTTCGATCGCACCTTCCAGGACCGGGCGCTGGGCCTGTTCAAGGACTCGCTCGCACGAAAGGGCTTCCTCGGGCTCGGCGCCAAGGAAAGCCTGCGCTTCTCCGAGCATGCCGGCGCCTTCACGGATTTCGTGCGCGAGGACAAAATCTATCAGAGGCGCAGCGAATGAGTGCGGACCGAGCCGAGGCCGTGGTGATCGGCGCCTCCGCAGGGGCGCTGGAAGCGCTGTCCGTGATCCTTCCCGCACTGCCTGCCGGATTTCGATTGCCGGTGATCGTGGTCGTCCATGTGCCGCCGAACCGGCGCAGCATGCTGGCAGAGCTGTTCGACGCCAAGTGCCGAATTCCGGTGCGAGAGGCGGAAGACAAGGAACCGATCGAGGCCGGCACGGTCTATTTCGCCCCGCCCGACTACCATCTACTGGTCGAAATGGATCGGTGCCTGTCGCTCTCCAGCGACGAACCCGTCCTGTTCTCGCGGCCTTCGATCGATGTCCTGTTCGAAAGCGCGGCCGATGCCTACGGCCCTGCCCTGATCGCCATCGTTCTGACTGGCGCCAATCAGGACGGAGCGAACGGGATGCGGGCCATTGTCAAAGCGGGCGGCACTGCGCTCGTTCAAGACCCAGCCAGCGCCTTTGCATCCGCGATGCCCGAAGCGGCCATAGCGGCCTGCCCCAGCGCTCACATCATGACACTCGACGCCCTCGCGGCGCTTTTAAAGGAGATTTGAGTTCGATCATGGGTCCTGTCTCATTCCTGCTGGTCGACGACCTTGAGGACAACCTCGTCTCCCTGGAAGGCCTTTTGCGGCGCGAAGGCCTTGTTCTGCTGAAGGCGCGGTCGGGCGACGAGGCGCTTGAACTGCTGCTCGAGAACGATGTCGCGCTGGCGCTTGTGGACGTCCAGATGCCGGGCCTGAACGGTTTCGAGCTGGCGGAACTGATGCGCGGCAACGAGCGAACCCGGCGCGTCCCGATCATCTTCGTCACCGCCGGCAGCGCCGATGGCCGCCGCCGCTTTCGCGGCTACGAGGCCGGCGCGGTCGATTTCATCCAAAAACCGATCGAGCCCGACATCCTGCGCAGCAAGGCCGAGGTCTTCTTCGAACTGTACCGGCAGCGGCAACAGATCGCGGCTCAGCGAGACGAGCTGGCCGCGCAGGCCAAGGCCCTCGAAGAAGCCGGGCGTCGCAAGGACGCGTCCCTCCTCACCCTGACGCAGGATATCAGCCTGCATGAGCATGCGCGGGCGCAGCAGGACGTGCTTCTGCGCGAGGTCAATCACCGCATCAAGAATCTCTTCAGCCTGACGGCAGGACTGATCTCACTCAGTGCGAGATCGTCCAGGAACGTCCAGGAGCTCGCCGCCGATCTGACATCGCGACTGCAGGCGCTCGGTCGTGCCCACGACCTCACCCTGCCCGACCTGAGCCAGAATGGCGTCTCAGAAGCCGGGACGACGGTTCTCGCCCTGACCCGGGCGATCCTGGCGCCTCACGAACACAGTCAGGACTCGCGCATCACGCTGACCGGTGCCGACGTGGAGCTCTCCGCCAACGTGTTGTCGTCGCTGGCCCTTCTGCTGCACGAGTTGACGACGAACGCCGCGAAATATGGCGCCCTGTCTACGCCCGGGGGGCGGTTGACCATCGATATCAGCGCCGCCGACGGCCTTCTCCATGTGAAATGGGACGAGTGCGGGTCCTCTCCCCAGGCCAGATCCGGGTTGCACGAGGGCTTTGGAGCGACGCTTGAAAGGGCCCTGCTGAGGGGCATGAGCGGTGCGATCTCGCGAGAGTGGAAAGACGACGGGCTTTCCCTTTCCCTGCGAATTCCGCTGGCTAAGCTCGCGAGTTGAGGCCCCGGACACCGAACGGATGGGACAGGGCGCAGTCCCGGTCCGTCTTCAGATCGGCTCGGCCTGCAGGGTCTTGCAGCAATGCGCCAGTCGGTCCCTTAGAAAGCGATCGAGGACATAGGGCAGTTTCTCGATATCCACCCGTTCGACGATCTCGAAAGTGAAGCTCTCGGCGCCATGCTCCCGCCATGCCGCCTGGAGGGAGCGATGCGTATTGGCGCCCTGGCGCAGCGTGAACGACAGGCGGTTCCAGATCGTGCCGAG includes:
- a CDS encoding response regulator is translated as MKRSQLPGASRRSLGLEPVVAFGLAGAIAFFLISGIVAFFNLQALRNGSERVIQTHQVIVALERLMSQAQDAETGQRGFLLTGDERYLDPYNAAVSAIPAQLDEISERTRENPSQGPRIAALRRQVGTKLAELKETIELRRAQGIDAAMAVVSSDRGKLAMDAIRSQIAAIAQEEGETRAKRLVEMADAQKTALVSGLLSGLLGLLLTLSIGFLVRRATLARRQEEWLQSGQVGLASAMMGDPQAEQLGNSILAFLAQYLGAVAGALFVVDRAVFRRAATYGIPEDAPIVTQFKLREGLLGQAASEKRTVLIGEVPDGYLAFGSALGQDKPKHLVILPASVDGTVNAVIELGFLRPVDDGVMKLLQFASNAVAIAVRSAKYRGELQDLLEETQRQSEELQTQSEELRVSNEELEEQGRALKESQMRLEQQQAELEQTNSQLEEQTQQLETQRDDLEQVNAAIQVKAREVEQASRYKSDFLANMSHELRTPLNSSLILAKLLADNPDDNLSEEQVKYAQTIQSSGNDLLNLINDILDLSKIEAGHVEIRPETVSLERLTGNLRQLFHPVAQGKTLDFLVDVAADCPASIETDPQRLEQVLKNLLSNAFKFTERGQVRVSIHPAGKGQIALSVSDTGIGIAEEQQRSVFEAFHQADGTISRKYGGTGLGLSISRQLAHLLGGTITLESREGQGSTFTITIPEIYDPAKVGPRESRETIRAVPTLVNAEAPRAAVLPRRHTVEDDRDAPSDAKRVLLVIEDDDSFAAILRDLTREMGFRSLVAGTAAEALGLAREFMPSAIILDVGLPDQSGLSVLDRLKSDVQTRHIPIHIVSAGDHAETALALGAVGYVLKPVKREQLVEVFEKLEKKLSPRVHRVLIVEDDLVQREAVATLLTSHDVETVTAGTAAECLKLLKEETFDCMVLDLSLPDASGYSLLETLSQESAYAFPPVIVYTGRDLSADDEQRLRRYSKSIIIKGAKSPERLLDEVSLFLHQVVSQLPAEQQKMIRKARSRDALLEGRRILVVEDDVRNVYALTNILEPRGAIIEIARNGREALEALERSAKQSGPRIELVLMDVMMPVMDGLTATREIRRNPDLAKLPVIALTAKAMPDDQQRCIEAGANDYMAKPLDVEKLLSLVRVWMPR
- a CDS encoding chemotaxis protein CheB — translated: MSADRAEAVVIGASAGALEALSVILPALPAGFRLPVIVVVHVPPNRRSMLAELFDAKCRIPVREAEDKEPIEAGTVYFAPPDYHLLVEMDRCLSLSSDEPVLFSRPSIDVLFESAADAYGPALIAIVLTGANQDGANGMRAIVKAGGTALVQDPASAFASAMPEAAIAACPSAHIMTLDALAALLKEI
- a CDS encoding protein-glutamate O-methyltransferase CheR, whose translation is MKEALASEAIEAIEIRLLLEALYARYHYDFRNYAMASIKRRLKQARDQLGFASFSALQESLLHDAAVLPRLLGYLTVQVSEMFRDPSYFRAIREKVVPHLRTYPSLKVWIAGCSGGEELYSLVILFREEGLEERTLFYATDINQEALRSAEAGVFAMERVPLFTENHRQSGGKSSLSDYYHAAYGRVSFDKSLRRNVVFSDHSLVTDAVFAEMQLISCRNVLIYFDRTFQDRALGLFKDSLARKGFLGLGAKESLRFSEHAGAFTDFVREDKIYQRRSE
- a CDS encoding response regulator, yielding MRKCVLVVEDDTLIRMDTVDTVEDAGFEAIEAANADEAINQLAANPAIGIMITDIEMPGSMNGVRLAYAVRDRWPPVEIIVVSGQMMPGRGALPERARFIAKPFRPSQIEAALRAAA
- a CDS encoding DUF1236 domain-containing protein codes for the protein MMKTLAFAAALAVLPASVFAQSSGPIIPDPAGGTTRDPALGVGTVQVPMMRDPAGGTMIDDSPRFRTYVIEQRLPSYSYGRPVAVGTILPDEGIVYREVPAEYGAPGYRYTVVNERAVVVEPRTRRIIQLID
- a CDS encoding GIY-YIG nuclease family protein codes for the protein MAGWLVQRRWIVKSEDRRAAVAAYKLRKAAPGLYLLRCATTGQQWAGSAPDLGTIWNRLSFTLRQGANTHRSLQAAWREHGAESFTFEIVERVDIEKLPYVLDRFLRDRLAHCCKTLQAEPI
- a CDS encoding response regulator; its protein translation is MGPVSFLLVDDLEDNLVSLEGLLRREGLVLLKARSGDEALELLLENDVALALVDVQMPGLNGFELAELMRGNERTRRVPIIFVTAGSADGRRRFRGYEAGAVDFIQKPIEPDILRSKAEVFFELYRQRQQIAAQRDELAAQAKALEEAGRRKDASLLTLTQDISLHEHARAQQDVLLREVNHRIKNLFSLTAGLISLSARSSRNVQELAADLTSRLQALGRAHDLTLPDLSQNGVSEAGTTVLALTRAILAPHEHSQDSRITLTGADVELSANVLSSLALLLHELTTNAAKYGALSTPGGRLTIDISAADGLLHVKWDECGSSPQARSGLHEGFGATLERALLRGMSGAISREWKDDGLSLSLRIPLAKLAS